GGGAAGAAGCTTGGACGTAAACGGATCGCGCGGTCTTCACCGAAGTAACGCTTTACAAACGTTTCAAAGATCCCTTTTAAATCACTCATGCGAATACCTTCATCTACGACAAGTCCTTCAATTTGCATGAATTGGTGAGAGTGTGTCGCATCATCTTCATCACGACGGTACACTTTACCAGGACAAATGATTTTAACTGGTCCTTGCCCTTCATGCTTTTCCATCGTTCTCGTTTGAACAGGTGATGTTTGTGTACGTAATAGTAAGTCAGGTGTAATGAAGAACGTGTCTTGCATATCACGCGCTGGATGATGTTTCGGTAAGTTTAATGACTCAAAGTTGTAGTAGTCCGTTTCAACTTCGGGACCTTCTGCCACGTTGAAGCCCATCCCGATAAAAATGTCTTCAATTGTTTCAACAACAGTTGTAAGAGGATGACGACTTCCTTTATTCACAGGGCGAGCCGGAAGTGTTACATCAATACTTTCTTCTTTTAACTGTTGTTCTAATGCTTGTTCAGCAAGTGTTCCTTCTTTTTTCTCAATCGCCGTTTGTACTTCCTCGCGAACGTCATTTGCTTTTTGACCAACGACTGGACGTTCTTCTTTTGAGAGTTTGCCCATCCCTTTTAGGACTTCCGTAATCGGGCCTTTTTTTCCTAAGTATGCAACGCGTAGGTCCTTTAAATCATTGACGGATTGTGCTTCTTCTACTTTTTGAAGCGCTTCGTCTTTTAATTGTTCGAGACGATCTAACATATTTTTTCCTCCTTTATTTTCGTTGAACGTTTGATTCGTTTTTCAACGCAAAAAAGCTTTCGCTCCCAGAAGGGACGAAAGCTCGCGGTACCACCCTTATTAATGTATAAACGAAACAGTATCGTTTTCACATTCACTTAAGTAGAAGATAACGGACTTCTTCCCGGATCACCTTCATAGGTTCTCGCCTATGTTCCGGTGTCAACTCCAGAGTGAATTCAGCCGGGCTCCACTTAGATATGCTCGCAGTCTATGGCATATCCTCCCTGAAAGGAAACTTATCAGCGTACTACTCTCTTTCATCGTTTTTTGTGATTATTTCACGTTGTTCATATATGTTACACATTATATTCGTTTTCGTGATAAATCGCAAATGGATTTTCGAAAATCAAACAATTAAAATTAACATAGCCTTAGTAAAAATCTTGTTAAAGACTAGTGTTTATTTTCAAAAACAATTAGTTTTGACTTAGATGATAAAGTAAAATTCCTGTTGCAACACCGACGTTTAATGATTCAGCTTCCCCGTGGATAGGAATATATAGATTTTGATCACACATGTTAAGGAGTGATTCTTGAACCCCGCTCCCTTCGTTTCCAACGATTAATGCAAAATGTTCTTGAGGTTCTATCGCGGTATATGTACTCCCTTGAAGAGATGTTCCAAATATCGGTATTTTATGTTCTTGGCATATCTGTGTAGCTTCTTCTAAGTTCATTTTTTGTACGGGTAAATGGAACAAAGAACCTTGGGTTGCACGGAGAACCTTTCCGTTAAAAGGATCAACGGTACCTTCGCCAAGAACCACACCTGTAAGCCCAGCTGCATCAGCTGTACGAATCATACCTCCGACATTACCTGGGTCTTGAACACCATCAATGAAAAGGAACTTCCCTTCTTCTAATGGCAGGTTTTCGTTAGGAGGCAATTCACAAATAGCTG
The Bacillus shivajii DNA segment above includes these coding regions:
- the pheS gene encoding phenylalanine--tRNA ligase subunit alpha, which encodes MLDRLEQLKDEALQKVEEAQSVNDLKDLRVAYLGKKGPITEVLKGMGKLSKEERPVVGQKANDVREEVQTAIEKKEGTLAEQALEQQLKEESIDVTLPARPVNKGSRHPLTTVVETIEDIFIGMGFNVAEGPEVETDYYNFESLNLPKHHPARDMQDTFFITPDLLLRTQTSPVQTRTMEKHEGQGPVKIICPGKVYRRDEDDATHSHQFMQIEGLVVDEGIRMSDLKGIFETFVKRYFGEDRAIRLRPSFFPFTEPSAELDISCAICGGEGCRTCKQTGWIEVLGAGMVHPNVLRMGGFDPEKYSGFAFGMGVERFAMLKYGIDDIRHFYTNDTRFLSQFKRV
- a CDS encoding TrmH family RNA methyltransferase, whose protein sequence is MEIIESVQNPKVKAWKKLHTRKGREKSGLFILEGIHLIEEALKANVPIKDLLIAEDREIPAEWKVLNLKQIQVTEKVMREICETETPQGYTAICELPPNENLPLEEGKFLFIDGVQDPGNVGGMIRTADAAGLTGVVLGEGTVDPFNGKVLRATQGSLFHLPVQKMNLEEATQICQEHKIPIFGTSLQGSTYTAIEPQEHFALIVGNEGSGVQESLLNMCDQNLYIPIHGEAESLNVGVATGILLYHLSQN